The proteins below come from a single Chelmon rostratus isolate fCheRos1 chromosome 10, fCheRos1.pri, whole genome shotgun sequence genomic window:
- the LOC121612705 gene encoding heterogeneous nuclear ribonucleoprotein A1-like: MSKDVPREPEQLRKLFIGGLSFETTDESLRAHFEQWGSLTDCVVMRDPNSKRSRGFGFVTYSSVQEVDAAMSARPHKVDGRVVEPKRAVSREDSNRPGAHVTVKKIFVGGIKEDSEELHLRDYFQQFGKIEVIDIMTDRNTGKKRGFAFVTFDDHDSVDRIVIQKYHTINSHNCEVRKALTRQEMQTAGMGMRGRSNGGRPYDYDRGFNQGGRGGRYGDGPYNCNGGDGGYGGGPGGPGGYNNGGNRGYNQGYNQGGGGGYGGNGYDSNGYGGGGGGGSGNSYNMGHYDPQASNFGPMKNNFGGGGGRNFGGYGNNSNNGGYGRAGRF, translated from the exons ATGTCGAAAGAT GTCCCACGTGAGCCTGAGCAGCTCCGTAAGCTGTTCATTGGGGGTTTGAGCTTCGAGACCACAGACGAAAGCCTGCGGGCTCATTTTGAGCAATGGGGGAGCCTTACAGACTGCGTA GTCATGAGGGATCCCAACAGCAAGAGATCCAGGGGCTTTGGTTTTGTTACATATTCATCAGTACAGGAGGTTGATGCTGCCATGTCTGCGCGCCCCCACAAGGTTGATGGAAGAGTTGTTGAACCTAAACGAGCTGTTTCCAGGGAG GACTCGAACAGGCCAGGTGCCCACGTAACCGTGAAAAAAATCTTTGTCGGAGGCATCAAGGAAGATTCGGAAGAGCTGCACCTGCGAGATTACTTTCAGCAGTTTGGCAAAATCGAGGTCATTGACATCATGACAGATCGCAATACTGGAAAGAAGAGGGGCTTTGCTTTTGTGACCTTTGATGACCACGATTCAGTCGACAGGATTGTCA TCCAGAAATACCACACAATCAACTCTCACAACTGTGAAGTGAGGAAGGCCCTCACAAGGCAGGAGATGCAGACAGCAGGAATGGGAATGAGAG ggCGCAGCAACGGTGGAAGGCCCTATGACTACGACAGAGGCTTCAATCAGG gcgGCAGGGGCGGCAGGTATGGAGATGGTCCATACAATTGCAATGGAGGTGATGGCG gttatGGAGGTGGTCCAGGCGGTCCTGGTGGATATAATAATGGTGGCAACCGGGGATATAACCAAGGTTACAACCAGGGTGGAGGCGGGGGCTATGGAGGAAACGGTTATGACAGTAATGGCTATG GTGGCggtggtggcggcggcagcggaAATAGCTACAACATGGGCCACTACGACCCCCAGGCATCCAATTTTGGCCCAATGAAGAACAACTTTGGTGGCGGCGGTGGCAGGAACTTCG GTGGCTATGGAAATAACTCTAACAATGGTGGATATGGTCGTGCAGGACGATTCTGA
- the nfe2 gene encoding transcription factor NF-E2 45 kDa subunit, with product MCSTANYVLPPRRTCEVLATPGKLCGGVSMSANFPGTRPHGAPQDTEMDVAWQELMAITELQFEVPAEGSYETTQYQNMDPMGPMGGYGMSHSHSEPPPASACQLSTAETYNGCYSKGVPACHRLGSNAEAMYAHSDSQLSQRMLPVSFHTQPSLMAPREQMNMSGTSQGHRRANVCLSQGLSRHMPWTTHGQNLHARSADDLESDSGLSLGSSPPLASPDNPVGGAPGYQSVDMGMTYSDGEPDSMTEHTRGAHIHYSMDYQSQSQSYLHSGAHQSYFSPQPTLSHTSSDAQTPWSVKQQCHTTALNNLYMDSGVSSRGSSQQNMHTKPQGSISSPAPLSRDERRAMALKIPFPMDKIINLPVDDFNELLTQYTLTDTQLALVRDIRRRGKNKVAAQNCRKRKLESIIHLERELNQLQAQREHLAKERLEFKRSLAFVKCRLTDLYSEVFSHLRDEDGQPYSIDDYSLQQTPDGKIYLVPHTELQKRDQC from the exons ATGTGTTCAACGGCCAACTATGTTCTCCCACCGAGGAGAACCTGTGAG GTATTAGCCACTCCAGGCAAGCTGTGTGGGGGAGTGTCCATGTCAGCTAATTTCCCTGGAACCAGGCCTCATGGAGCCCCTCAGGACACAGAGATGGATGTGGCATGGCAGGAGCTGATGGCCATCACAGAGCTCCAG TTTGAAGTCCCTGCTGAAGGCTCCTATGAAACAACACAGTACCAAAACATGGATCCCATGGGGCCTATGGGAGGATACGGGATGAGTCACTCCCATTCTGAGCCTCCTCCTGCATCTGCTTGTCAGCTAAGCACTGCTGAGACCTACAATGGATGTTACTCTAAAGGGGTGCCTGCCTGTCATCGACTAGGCAGCAACGCAGAGGCCATGTATGCACACTCTGATTCGCAGCTCAGCCAAAGAATGCTCCCGGTCTCTTTTCACACGCAGCCCTCACTCATGGCTCCAAGGGAACAGATGAACATGTCAGGCACCAGCCAAGGGCACAGGAGGGCCAATGTTTGTCTCTCTCAGGGTCTAAGTCGTCACATGCCGTGGACTACGCATGGTCAAAATTTGCATGCTCGCTCAGCTGATGATCTGGAGTCGGACTCTGGTCTCTCTCTGGGTTCTAGCCCACCTTTGGCCTCCCCAGACAATCCTGTTGGTGGTGCACCAGGTTATCAGAGTGTAGACATGGGTATGACATACAGCGATGGGGAACCAGACAGCATGACTGAGCACACCAGAGGAGCCCACATCCATTACTCAATGGACTACCAGAGTCAGTCGCAATCATATTTACACTCAGGTGCACATCAGTCTTATTTTTCACCCCAACCCACTTTATCTCATACATCATCTGATGCCCAGACTCCTTGGTCAGTCAAACAGCAGTGTCACACCACTGCTCTGAACAACCTCTACATGGACTCTGGAgtgtccagcagagggagctCACAGCAAAACATGCATACAAAACCACAAGGAAGCATTTCCTCCCCTGCACCACTCAGCAGAGATGAGCGGCGGGCCATGGCTTTGAAAATCCCCTTCCCCATGGACAAGATTATCAATCTACCCGTAGATGACTTCAATGAGCTCCTGACACAGTACACTCTTACAGATACTCAACTAGCACTGGTCAGAGACATCAGGCGGAGAGGGAAGAACAAGGTGGCAGCACAAAACTGCAGGAAAAGGAAGCTTGAGAGCATCATTCATCTCGAAAGAGAACTGAACCAGCTGCAGGCCCAGAGAGAGCACCTGGCAAAGGAGAGGCTTGAGTTCAAACGCAGCTTGGCTTTTGTTAAATGTCGCCTCACAGACCTCTATTCAGAAGTATTTTCTCACTTAAGAGATGAAGACGGACAACCATATTCCATAGACGACTACTCTCTCCAACAGACACCAGATGGTAAAATTTATTTGGTACctcacacagagctgcaaaagAGAGACCAGTGCTGA